One Neovison vison isolate M4711 chromosome 2, ASM_NN_V1, whole genome shotgun sequence genomic window carries:
- the LOC122898964 gene encoding olfactory receptor 6C74-like, with protein sequence MLWKEMPMEMRNWTTVQEFTLEGFPAIQHLGKVLFFVHLLAYLASIAGNVVIVTITCADSRLHTPMYFFLSIFSFLECCFISAVIPKLLLIFLVGKQTISFLACFIQAFVFVFVGATGFLLIAVMSLDRYVAICKPLHYPTIMNLKTCFLLVTACLALAFPLITGLVVTVSQLSFCGPDVIPHFFCDLGPLIHLSCSDTRSIEMLAFVLALFILLTSLIITIIAYSNIVVTIVGLPSAKEKQKAFSTCSSHLIVLSLMYGSCVFIYVKPKQTNRLESNREAALVNTVVTPLLNPVIYTVRNKQVHQALRETMCRMKITR encoded by the coding sequence ATGTTGTGGAAAGAAATGCCCATGGAAATGAGGAATTGGACAACTGTCCAAGAATTCACCTTGGAGGGGTTTCCTGCCATCCAGCACCTGGGAAAAGTCCTCTTTTTTGTACACCTGCTGGCGTACTTGGCATCCATTGCAGGTAATGTGGTCATAGTCACCATCACCTGTGCTGACTCCAGGCTCCACACACCTATGTACTTTTTCCTCAGCATCTTTTCCTTCTTGGAGTGTTGTTTCATAAGTGCTGTTATTCCTAAGTTGTTGCTCATCTTTCTCGTAGGCAAACAAACCATTTCCTTTCTGGCCTGTTTCATACAAGCATTTGTCTTTGTATTTGTGGGAGCAACCGGTTTCCTCCTCATAGCAGTGATGTCTCTGGATCGGTATGTGGCCATTTGCAAGCCTTTGCATTACCCGACCATCATGAACCTGAAGACTTGCTTCCTCCTGGTCACTGCCTGCTTGGCTTTGGCCTTCCCTCTCATCACTGGGCTGGTAGTAACAGTTTCCCAGTTATCCTTCTGTGGCCCCGATGTTATCCCCCACTTTTTCTGTGACCTTGGCCCCCTGATTCATCTCTCCTGTTCTGACACCAGGTCTATTGAAATGTTGGCTTTTGTCCTCGCTTTGTTTATCCTTTTGACATCCCTTATTATAACCATCATTGCATACAGCAACATAGTAGTCACAATTGTGGGACTCCCATCAGccaaggagaaacagaaagcttTCTCCACCTGCTCCTCTCACCTCATAGTTCTCTCACTGATGTACGGCAGCTGTGTGTTCATATATGTGAAACCAAAGCAAACGAACAGGCTGGAGTCCAACAGGGAGGCTGCCCTTGTGAACACGGTGGTGACCCCACTGCTGAACCCTGTCATCTACACTGTGCGGAACAAGCAGGTCCACCAGGCTCTGAGGGAGACAATGTGCAGAATGAAAATAACAAGATAA
- the LOC122898965 gene encoding olfactory receptor 6C74-like has protein sequence MMMWKQMPMEMGNGTTVQEFTLEGFPAIQHLGKILFLVHLLAYLASIAGNAVIVTITCADSRLHTPMYFFLSIFSFFECCFTSTVIPKLLAIFLSGRQTISFPACFIQAFVFVFLGAAGFLLIAVMSLDRYVAICKPLHYPTIMNLKTCFLLVTACFTLAFPFITGLVVKVFQLSFCGPCIIPHFFCDLAPLIHLSCSDTSSTEMLAFVLALVILLTSLIITIIAYSNIVVTIIRLPSAKEKKKAFSTCSSHLIVLSLMYGSCVFIYVKPKQTNRLESNREAALVNTVVTPLLNPVIYTLRNKQVHQALRETMYRMKISR, from the coding sequence ATGATGATGTGGAAACAGATGCCCATGGAAATGGGGAATGGGACAACTGTCCAAGAATTCACCTTGGAGGGGTTTCCTGCCATCCAACACCTGGGAAAGATCCTCTTCCTGGTACACCTTTTGGCCTACCTGGCATCCATTGCAGGCAATGCTGTCATAGTCACCATCACCTGTGCTGACTCCCGGCTCCACACACCTATGTACTTTTTCCTCagcattttctccttctttgagTGTTGTTTTACAAGTACTGTTATTCCTAAGTTGCTGGCCATCTTTCTTTCAGGCAGGCAAACCATTTCCTTTCCTGCCTGTTTCATACAagcatttgtatttgtatttctgggagcagcaggattCCTCCTCATAGCAGTGATGTCTCTGGATCGGTATGTGGCCATTTGCAAGCCTCTGCATTACCCGACCATCATGAACCTGAAGACTTGCTTCCTCCTGGTCACTGCCTGCTTCACATTGGCCTTTCCCTTTATCACTGGGCTGGTAGTGAAGGTTTTCCAGTTGTCCTTCTGTGGTCCCTGTATCATTCCTCACTTTTTCTGTGACCTTGCCCCCCTGATTCATCTCTCCTGCTCTGATACCAGCTCCACTGAAATGTTGGCCTTTGTCCTCGCTTTGGTTATCCTTTTGACATCTCTTATCATAACCATCATTGCATACAGCAACATAGTAGTCACAATCATACGACTCCCATcagccaaagagaaaaagaaagctttttcCACCTGCTCCTCTCACCTCATAGTTCTCTCTCTGATGTATGGCAGCTGTGTGTTCATATATGTGAAACCAAAGCAAACGAACAGGCTGGAGTCCAACAGGGAGGCTGCCCTTGTGAACACGGTAGTGACCCCATTGCTCAACCCTGTCATCTATACTCTGCGGAACAAGCAAGTCCACCAGGCCCTGAGGGAGACAATGTACAGAATGAAAATATCAAGATGA